A part of Aegilops tauschii subsp. strangulata cultivar AL8/78 chromosome 2, Aet v6.0, whole genome shotgun sequence genomic DNA contains:
- the LOC109783264 gene encoding UPF0235 protein At5g63440 isoform X1: MGFYLFIVLPTGLMTVGYNCLPSKALVCFCLFSILLPEWMRVRRRKRVRFEKVTTSVQIVLKSDKKFRTSALPASPVRPSQQLLPSRPPPRRLYVISPLVSSPTTQIPCSIASARAAVPESPPTPHALTPLRFAADRSSRASERGGRCPSGRPTRTRARTRCRRAPSPTSSSTTASTAPPTSSSLKMPKRKTDRAHVLDKAKHLARLNVKDAGKILLKRGEGKLEKQFRMTCVGCDLFVCYRSEEDLELAPYIYVVDGALSSVAAETNPHDAPVPPCITQLQGGLVQVAIEVEDRAQRSAITRVNADDVRVAVAAPAARGEANNELLEFMGKVLGLRLSQMTLQRGWNNKSKLLIVEDLSARQVYEKLLEAVQP; the protein is encoded by the exons ATGGGCTTTTACCTATTCATCGTCCTCCCGACAGGGTTGATGACGGTAGGGTATAACTGTTTACCGTCAAAGGCTTTGGTATGCTTTTGCCTATTCAGCATCCTATTGCCAGAGTGGATGCGAGTTCGGCGTAGGAAAAGGGTCAGATTTGAAAAAGTTACGACAAGTGTTCAGATCGTGCTTAAGTCTGACAAAAAGTTCAGAACTTCGGCCCTCCCGGCCTCCCCGGTCCGACCGAGCCAACAACTCCTCCCGTCTCGTCCTCCGCCCCGCCGCCTCTACGTCATCTCTCCCCTCGTCTCCTCGCCTACGACGCAGATCCCCTGCTCGATTGCCTCCGCCCGAGCAGCCGTGCCCGAGAGCCCGCCCACCCCCCACGCCCTGACGCCGCTCCGGTTCGCCGCCGACCGCAGCAGCCGAGCGAGCGAGCGAGGGGGAAGATGCCCAAGCGGACGACCCACACGTACTCGAGCGAGGACGCGCTGCCGGAGGGCCCCGAGTCCGACCTCTTCGTCTACTACTGCAAGCACTGCGCCTCCCACGTCCTCATCACTG AAAATGCCAAAGAGGAAGACCGACCGAGCACATGTTCTAGATAAGGCAAAGCATCTTGCGAGGCTAAATGTGAAAGATGCAGGAAAAATCTTGTTGAAACG TGGAGAAGGAAAACTCGAAAAGCAGTTTCGCATGACCTGCGTGGGATGCGACCTTTTTGTTTGCTACCGATCGGAGGAAGATTTGGAGCTTGCTCCTTATATATATGTTGTTGATGGAGCACTGAGTTCGGTGGCGGCTGAGACAAATCCACAT GATGCGCCTGTACCCCCTTGCATAACACAGTTGCAAGGTGGACTTGTCCAAGTTGCCATTGAAGTAGAAGACCGAGCACAACGTTCAGCAATAACAA GAGTGAACGCTGACGATGTTCGAGTAGCAGTAGCTGCCCCTGCTGCTCGGGGGGAGGCCAACAACGAGTTGCTAGAATTTATGGGAAAG GTGCTTGGCTTAAGATTGAGTCAGATGACCCTTCAAAGGGGATGGAATAATAAATCAAAGCTTCTGATT GTTGAGGATTTGTCTGCGCGGCAAGTTTATGAGAAGCTCCTAGAAGCTGTCCAGCCATAG
- the LOC109783264 gene encoding UPF0235 protein At5g63440 isoform X2, translated as MPKRTTHTYSSEDALPEGPESDLFVYYCKHCASHVLITDTLLQKMPKRKTDRAHVLDKAKHLARLNVKDAGKILLKRGEGKLEKQFRMTCVGCDLFVCYRSEEDLELAPYIYVVDGALSSVAAETNPHDAPVPPCITQLQGGLVQVAIEVEDRAQRSAITRVNADDVRVAVAAPAARGEANNELLEFMGKVLGLRLSQMTLQRGWNNKSKLLIVEDLSARQVYEKLLEAVQP; from the exons ATGCCCAAGCGGACGACCCACACGTACTCGAGCGAGGACGCGCTGCCGGAGGGCCCCGAGTCCGACCTCTTCGTCTACTACTGCAAGCACTGCGCCTCCCACGTCCTCATCACTG ATACCCTATTGCAGAAAATGCCAAAGAGGAAGACCGACCGAGCACATGTTCTAGATAAGGCAAAGCATCTTGCGAGGCTAAATGTGAAAGATGCAGGAAAAATCTTGTTGAAACG TGGAGAAGGAAAACTCGAAAAGCAGTTTCGCATGACCTGCGTGGGATGCGACCTTTTTGTTTGCTACCGATCGGAGGAAGATTTGGAGCTTGCTCCTTATATATATGTTGTTGATGGAGCACTGAGTTCGGTGGCGGCTGAGACAAATCCACAT GATGCGCCTGTACCCCCTTGCATAACACAGTTGCAAGGTGGACTTGTCCAAGTTGCCATTGAAGTAGAAGACCGAGCACAACGTTCAGCAATAACAA GAGTGAACGCTGACGATGTTCGAGTAGCAGTAGCTGCCCCTGCTGCTCGGGGGGAGGCCAACAACGAGTTGCTAGAATTTATGGGAAAG GTGCTTGGCTTAAGATTGAGTCAGATGACCCTTCAAAGGGGATGGAATAATAAATCAAAGCTTCTGATT GTTGAGGATTTGTCTGCGCGGCAAGTTTATGAGAAGCTCCTAGAAGCTGTCCAGCCATAG
- the LOC109783265 gene encoding DNA-directed RNA polymerases II, IV and V subunit 8B has protein sequence MAEHLFEDIFHVTRIDPDGKKFDRVNRIEARSEQLEMYMQLDIATDVYPMHMGDKFTMVLAPTLNLDGTPDTGYYTQAGRKTLADKYDYVMHGKLYKISEDNSSKDKGPTKVEIYASFGGLLMLLKGDPSSAANLELDQKLFLLIRKV, from the exons ATGGCAGAGCATCTCTTTGAGGACATCTTCCACGTGACCAGGATTGATCCCGATGGCAAGAAGTTCGACAGAG TTAACCGCATTGAGGCTAGAAGTGAGCAGTTGGAGATGTACATGCAATTAGATATCGCTACCGATGTCTACCCAATGCATATGGGTGACAAGTTCACCATGGTTTTAGCTCCGACACTGAATCTGGACGGGACTCCAGACACTGGCTACTATACACAG GCTGGCAGGAAAACACTTGCTGACAAGTATGACTATGTCATGCATGGAAAGCTTTACAAGATTTCAGAGGACAATTCCAGCAAGGATAAAGGACCTACTAAAGT GGAGATCTATGCATCTTTTGGCGGCCTCCTGATGTTGCTCAAAGGTGATCCTTCAAGTGCTGCTAACCTCGAGCTGGATCAAAAGCTGTTCCTCCTCATCCGAAAGGTGTAA
- the LOC109783266 gene encoding UDP-glucuronic acid decarboxylase 2 — protein MASSELTYRGQQAAAAADGAHAAAESKPRTRQQLPQPLRYVLGEQRLVFSLVGMALATLLFLLLSPSTTTTTTTSVAHLAAVGLASRQYQSSGGAGRMAFEEGTGGVRHGRVPLGLKRKGLRVVVTGGAGFVGSHLVDRLLARGDSVIVVDNFFTGRKENVAHHAGNPNFEMIRHDVVEPILLEVDQIYHLACPASPVHYKFNPVKTIKTNVVGTLNMLGLAKRVGARFLLTSTSEVYGDPLQHPQVETYWGNVNPIGVRSCYDEGKRTAETLTMDYHRGANLEVRIARIFNTYGPRMCIDDGRVVSNFVAQALRKEPLTVYGDGKQTRSFQYVSDLVEGLMKLMEGDHVGPFNLGNPGEFTMLELAKVVQDTIDPNARIEFRANTADDPHKRKPDITKAKELLGWEPKVALRNGLPLMVQDFRTRIFGDQKQQQQQPDGSE, from the exons ATGGCGTCCTCCGAGCTCACCTACCGCGGccagcaggcggcggcggcggccgacggCGCGCACGCCGCGGCCGAGAGCAAGCCGCGGACCAGGCAGCAGCTGCCGCAGCCGCTCCGGTACGTGCTGGGCGAGCAGCGCCTCGTCTTCTCCTTGGTCGGCATGGCCCTCGCcaccctcctcttcctcctcctctccccctccacgaccaccaccaccaccaccagcgtGGCGCACCTGGCGGCGGTGGGGCTGGCGTCGCGGCAGTACCAGTCgtcgggcggcgcggggcggatGGCGTTCGAGGAGGGCACCGGCGGCGTGCGCCACGGCCGCGTGCCGCTGGGGCTGAAGCGCAAGGGCCTGCGGGTGGTGGTGACCGGCGGGGCCGGGTTCGTGGGGAGCCACCTGGTGGACCGGCTGCTGGCGCGCGGGGACAGCGTGATCGTCGTCGACAACTTCTTCACGGGGCGCAAGGAGAACGTGGCGCACCACGCCGGGAACCCAAACTTCGAGATGATCCGGCACGACGTGGTGGAGCCGATCCTGCTGGAGGTGGACCAGATCTACCACCTCGCCTGCCCGGCCTCCCCCGTGCACTACAAGTTCAACCCCGTCAAGACCATCAAGACCAACGTGGTGGGCACGCTCAACATGCTCGGCCTCGCCAAGCGCGTCGGCGCCCGCTTCCTCCTCACCAGCACCAGCGAGGTCTACGGCGACCCCCTCCAGCACCCCCAGGTCGAGACCTACTGGGGCAACGTCAACCCCATCG GTGTGCGGAGTTGCTACGACGAGGGCAAGAGGACGGCGGAGACACTGACCATGGACTACCACCGCGGCGCCAACCTCGAG GTGAGGATCGCTCGGATCTTCAACACCTACGGGCCGCGCATGTGCATCGACGATGGCCGGGTCGTCAGCAACTTCGTCGCTCAG GCGCTGAGGAAGGAGCCCCTGACGGTGTACGGCGACGGCAAGCAGACGAGGAGCTTCCAGTACGTCTCCGATCTG GTTGAGGGTCTGATGAAGCTGATGGAGGGAGACCACGTGGGGCCCTTCAACCTGGGGAACCCGGGGGAGTTCACCATGCTGGAGCTGGCCAAGGTGGTGCAGGACACCATCGACCCCAACGCGCGCATCGAGTTCCGGGCAAACACCGCCGACGACCCGCACAAGCGCAAGCCCGACATCACCAAGGCCAAGGAGCTGCTCGGGTGGGAGCCCAAGGTGGCGCTCAGGAACGGCCTCCCCCTCATGGTCCAGGACTTCCGCACCCGCATCTTCGGCGAccagaagcagcagcagcaacaaccagACGGCTCCGAGTAG